In Carya illinoinensis cultivar Pawnee chromosome 7, C.illinoinensisPawnee_v1, whole genome shotgun sequence, the following are encoded in one genomic region:
- the LOC122315712 gene encoding pentatricopeptide repeat-containing protein At2g17670: MGKLPPSLRSAISTTLMKKQSSLVPAESPVPPPKSHHFPKKPTRKTPSQLSRKTQEDIPTALFKTPNLSDAKKLFNSLISTTKTPLDLRFHNSLLQSYASISALQDSISLLRHMIKSHPSLSPDRSTYHILLTQACKAPDATLASVHQTLNLMLTNGLSPDKFTSDIAVRSLSLAGRMEHAIELVKELSSKHTKPDTYTYNFLVKHLCKSRSLSMVYDFIEEMRNNFDLKPDLVTYTILIDNVCNTKNLREALRLVGVLNEEGFKPDCFVYNTIMKGYCMLSRGNEAIGVYNKMKEEGVEPDIVTYNTLIFGLSKSGRVKEARKFLGIMEEKGHLPDAVTYTSLMNGMCRQGDALGALALLGGMEAKGCSPNSCTYSTLLHGLCKSRLLEKALELYAVMKSGDMKLETAAYATFVRALCREGRIAEAYEVFDYVVESKSLTDVAAYTTLESTLKWVKKAKEQGHAI, translated from the coding sequence ATGGGAAAGCTCCCACCATCGCTGCGTTCGGCAATTTCAACCACGCTCATGAAAAAGCAATCTTCACTTGTTCCCGCAGAGTCCCCAGTCCCACCTCCCAAATCCCATCACTTTCCCAAAAAACCTACCAGGAAAACCCCATCACAACTCTCCCGGAAAACCCAAGAGGATATCCCAACAGCCCTCTTCAAAACCCCGAACCTCTCGGACGCCAAGAAGCTCTTCAACTCCCTCATCTCCACAACCAAAACTCCACTCGACCTTCGATTCCACAACTCTCTACTCCAATCCTACGCCTCAATCTCCGCCCTCCAAGACTCCATCTCTCTCCTCCGTCACATGATCAAGTCCCATCCTTCCCTCTCACCCGACCGATCCACTTACCACATCTTGCTCACACAGGCCTGCAAAGCACCCGATGCCACCCTCGCCTCCGTGCACCAGACCCTTAATCTTATGCTCACCAATGGGCTCAGTCCTGATAAGTTCACCTCTGATATTGCAGTCCGGTCGCTTAGCTTGGCGGGACGAATGGAGCATGCGATCGAATTGGTAAAGGAATTATCGTCAAAACACACTAAGCCTGATACTTATACGTATAACTTTCTCGTTAAACATCTCTGTAAGTCGAGGTCATTGAGTATGGTTTACGATTTTATTGAAGAAATGCGAAACAATTTCGATTTGAAACCTGATCTTGTTACTTACACAATCCTGATTGATAATGTATGTAATACCAAGAATCTCCGCGAGGCACTGAGGTTGGTGGGTGTGCTCAATGAGGAGGGGTTTAAACCTGATTGCTTTGTATACAACACTATTATGAAGGGTTACTGTATGTTGAGTAGGGGGAATGAGGCAATTGGGgtttataataaaatgaaggAGGAAGGTGTGGAGCCTGATATTGTTACTTATAACACTTTGATTTTTGGGTTATCAAAGTCCGGGCGGGTGAAGGAAGCTAGGAAGTTTTTGGGTATTATGGAGGAAAAGGGTCATCTCCCAGATGCTGTGACGTACACTTCACTTATGAATGGGATGTGTCGGCAGGGGGATGCATTGGGTGCTTTGGCATTGTTAGGAGGGATGGAAGCAAAGGGCTGTAGTCCAAATTCGTGCACTTATAGCACATTGCTTCATGGATTGTGCAAGTCAAGACTGCTGGAAAAGGCACTTGAACTTTATGCGGTGATGAAATCAGGGGATATGAAGCTTGAGACGGCGGCTTACGCTACCTTTGTGAGGGCACTTTGTAGGGAAGGGAGGATAGCAGAAGCTTATGAGGTGTTTGATTATGTGGTTGAGAGTAAGAGTTTAACAGATGTTGCTGCTTACACAACCTTGGAAAGTACACTTAAATGGGTAAAGAAAGCTAAAGAACAAGGCCATGCTATCTAA